One stretch of Corynebacterium callunae DSM 20147 DNA includes these proteins:
- a CDS encoding GtrA family protein, whose product MLSSEQKTWSFRFVRATRQFIKFGIVGGSGTLVNLVVAALSKKIAGWTAGIHESDAFMNLLGTDFHIRWYHVFMTIAFFVANTWNYQLNRMWTFKSAKIVSWWKGFFPFLATGLVAFAVSQIVATLLMNENSPIALSSEIFDGSSGLRTKFYWALVISIFVSMPVNFLVNKYWTFRKPKSKIIIAAEPS is encoded by the coding sequence GTGTTGAGTTCCGAACAAAAAACTTGGAGCTTCCGTTTTGTGAGAGCTACCAGACAGTTCATCAAGTTCGGAATAGTAGGCGGCTCCGGCACCCTAGTAAACCTAGTTGTCGCAGCACTGTCTAAAAAGATCGCCGGCTGGACCGCTGGGATTCATGAAAGTGATGCTTTTATGAATCTCCTCGGTACCGATTTCCATATCCGTTGGTATCACGTATTTATGACCATTGCTTTCTTTGTTGCAAATACGTGGAATTACCAGCTCAATCGCATGTGGACCTTTAAATCCGCAAAGATTGTTTCTTGGTGGAAGGGCTTCTTCCCATTCTTGGCTACCGGTTTGGTGGCCTTTGCAGTTAGCCAGATTGTGGCAACGCTTTTGATGAACGAGAATTCACCAATTGCATTGTCCTCTGAAATTTTTGATGGTTCTTCAGGACTGCGCACCAAGTTCTACTGGGCCTTGGTTATCTCGATTTTTGTTTCTATGCCAGTGAATTTCTTGGTGAACAAATATTGGACCTTCCGCAAACCGAAGTCCAAGATAATTATCGCTGCAGAGCCTTCCTAA
- a CDS encoding YkvI family membrane protein has protein sequence MILQIFRVAFAFVGIIVGAGFASGQEVMQYFVAFGVDGIWGVVLSAVVMTIMALIILQLGSYFNAGEHGEVFRRVSHPIFSKILDIGVVITLFATGFVMFAGAGSNLNQQWGLPLWIGAVIMVVLVLAAGMLDVDKVTTVIGAITPFIIIFITAASIYTLVEGNFSPVEQLDSAALAVGTTLPHWAIAAINYVGFNMMVAVSMAVVIGGSMFNPRVAGRGGLLGGVILGFLIIISALTLFATVETVGHDDMPMLTIINNLSPIAGQVMAVVIYGMIFNTALGMFYALGRRLTATKPERFRPVYVVTVLVGFVLSFLGFKNLVGWVYPILGYIGLLLIAVMMVAWFRGRVRIYKESERRMRIVDLLQIGHDGALNEAERKALQKDIQDSNLNEEQIRAATSK, from the coding sequence ATGATTCTTCAAATATTCAGAGTTGCCTTCGCATTTGTGGGCATTATTGTGGGCGCAGGTTTTGCGTCTGGACAAGAAGTGATGCAGTACTTTGTGGCCTTTGGTGTTGATGGCATCTGGGGAGTTGTGCTCTCTGCAGTTGTCATGACCATCATGGCCTTGATCATTTTGCAATTGGGAAGTTATTTCAACGCCGGCGAACACGGTGAAGTTTTCCGTCGTGTCAGCCACCCCATCTTTTCTAAAATCCTTGATATCGGCGTAGTCATCACGCTTTTTGCAACCGGCTTTGTGATGTTCGCCGGTGCTGGCTCCAACTTGAATCAGCAGTGGGGCTTGCCACTATGGATCGGTGCCGTAATCATGGTGGTTTTGGTGCTGGCTGCCGGCATGCTCGACGTTGACAAAGTCACCACCGTTATTGGTGCCATCACTCCATTTATCATCATCTTCATTACTGCGGCGTCAATTTACACCTTGGTTGAAGGCAACTTCAGTCCAGTTGAGCAGCTTGATTCCGCTGCTTTGGCAGTGGGAACCACCCTGCCACACTGGGCAATCGCTGCTATCAACTATGTGGGCTTCAATATGATGGTTGCTGTTTCCATGGCAGTTGTTATCGGTGGCTCCATGTTTAACCCACGTGTTGCTGGCCGTGGTGGCCTGCTCGGTGGTGTCATTCTGGGCTTTTTGATCATCATCAGTGCACTGACACTTTTTGCCACCGTTGAAACTGTGGGACATGATGACATGCCAATGCTGACGATTATCAACAATCTCAGCCCAATTGCTGGCCAAGTTATGGCTGTAGTTATCTACGGCATGATCTTTAACACCGCGCTTGGCATGTTTTATGCGCTGGGACGCCGTTTGACTGCAACTAAGCCAGAGCGCTTTAGGCCCGTTTACGTGGTGACCGTGTTGGTCGGATTTGTGCTCAGCTTCCTTGGCTTTAAAAACCTCGTTGGCTGGGTATATCCGATTCTTGGATATATCGGACTGCTGCTCATCGCTGTCATGATGGTGGCATGGTTCCGAGGACGTGTACGCATCTACAAGGAATCTGAGCGCCGTATGCGCATTGTTGATCTACTGCAGATCGGCCACGACGGCGCACTAAACGAAGCGGAGCGTAAGGCACTGCAAAAAGACATCCAAGATTCAAATCTGAATGAAGAACAAATTAGAGCGGCAACCTCTAAATAA
- the mshB gene encoding N-acetyl-1-D-myo-inositol-2-amino-2-deoxy-alpha-D-glucopyranoside deacetylase: MTLNNDLVGARVVAVHAHPDDEAITTGGVLADLAARGADVTVITCTLGEQGEVIGDTFQQLVNGDADQLGGFRIHELYSSLSILGVRGIHLGGAGCWRDSGMVGDPANEHPRAFIHSGDKAVAQLVELLQDLRPHLLITYGPDGGYGHPDHIRAHEITHAAAEKVGVQRILWAVTDRTELEAGLAAINVIPAGWDRGEIAAVDSIDLSVELSDAAYAAKVEAMRVHATQLWIADGSVSLTNPRAAYASTTQENVKIWALSNLIAQPIMRHEHYQLGAGSALPENANGPLDGLDLA, from the coding sequence ATGACCTTGAACAATGACCTTGTTGGCGCCCGTGTGGTGGCTGTCCATGCCCATCCTGATGATGAAGCAATTACCACCGGTGGAGTGCTGGCAGATCTAGCCGCGCGCGGTGCCGACGTTACCGTTATTACTTGCACCTTAGGTGAACAAGGCGAGGTGATTGGCGATACTTTCCAACAGCTGGTTAATGGCGATGCCGATCAGCTAGGCGGCTTTAGAATCCATGAGCTTTATTCCTCCTTATCCATTTTGGGTGTGCGTGGCATTCACCTTGGCGGTGCTGGCTGCTGGCGTGATTCCGGCATGGTGGGCGATCCTGCAAATGAGCATCCTCGTGCCTTTATCCACTCCGGAGACAAAGCTGTAGCGCAATTGGTGGAGCTTTTGCAGGATTTGCGCCCGCATCTGCTCATTACCTATGGTCCAGACGGTGGATATGGCCACCCAGACCATATTCGGGCCCATGAGATCACCCATGCTGCCGCTGAAAAGGTGGGCGTGCAAAGGATTCTGTGGGCTGTTACCGACCGCACTGAGCTGGAAGCAGGCTTAGCGGCAATTAACGTCATTCCAGCAGGCTGGGACAGGGGAGAGATTGCTGCGGTGGATTCCATCGACCTCAGCGTGGAGCTTTCCGACGCCGCCTATGCAGCCAAAGTTGAGGCGATGCGGGTGCATGCAACTCAGTTGTGGATCGCAGATGGATCAGTCTCTCTGACTAATCCGCGCGCCGCCTATGCCAGCACCACCCAAGAAAATGTGAAGATTTGGGCGCTGTCTAATTTGATCGCGCAGCCCATTATGCGCCATGAGCACTACCAACTCGGTGCTGGCTCGGCATTGCCTGAAAATGCCAATGGACCATTAGATGGATTGGACCTAGCCTAA
- a CDS encoding ABC transporter family substrate-binding protein: MRLSLRILSVFASSALLVACQANPGPAPVEEAATATTTATTTTTVEAEEPQTSRSTVNIGIDPLRNGFNPHLIADDTAVVRDIAALVLPSAFVGNQMNSDLLDNVEQLDTETVRYTIAQEAQWSDGTPITGSDFDYLWRSITSTKGAMDAAAYESISEIRTSGGGKTVDVVFETPVADWHLLFNNLLPSHLFSGTDTFQTALYDAIPASAGRYMVRSIDRQRGIITLSRNDRFWGKNPAEVEVLTMTSVSSASRAGEYLRTGQSSFMNLRPSETLVDTLNLVPDTEVRVSDTTRTLEMVFNASRLSPEQRTYLSSLIDVPLAARLAAARSSNLSVATPILREGVAKPEIPELKLAVDPADDAGVAAGRAIVDMLAQAGVKATTVTTDIPSAIGTDYDAIITWTRNATDAMSLADRYTCEINLASWCDANTTTYIAALLSGELSFDPNWETEFNRANSIRVPIVRETRVEAKNNGITGPDATTWPGGIASAANWRKNDLEQ, encoded by the coding sequence GTGAGATTAAGCCTGCGGATTCTAAGTGTCTTTGCCAGTTCAGCTCTCTTGGTAGCCTGCCAAGCCAATCCCGGCCCGGCGCCGGTGGAGGAAGCTGCAACTGCAACGACTACTGCCACCACGACAACGACGGTGGAGGCAGAAGAACCTCAAACTTCCCGCAGCACTGTCAACATTGGCATCGATCCTTTGCGCAATGGTTTTAACCCGCACTTGATCGCCGATGACACCGCCGTGGTGCGCGATATCGCAGCCTTGGTGCTGCCCAGTGCGTTTGTGGGCAACCAGATGAATTCTGATCTTTTGGATAACGTGGAGCAGCTGGACACTGAGACAGTGCGCTATACCATTGCCCAAGAAGCGCAATGGAGCGATGGCACTCCGATCACCGGCTCGGATTTTGACTATCTTTGGCGATCAATTACCTCTACCAAGGGTGCGATGGATGCCGCTGCTTATGAGTCAATCTCCGAAATTCGTACCAGCGGTGGCGGTAAAACGGTTGATGTAGTTTTTGAAACTCCCGTAGCCGATTGGCATTTGCTTTTTAATAATTTGCTGCCCAGCCACCTATTTTCGGGAACAGATACCTTCCAAACCGCGCTTTATGATGCAATTCCAGCCTCGGCGGGGCGCTATATGGTGCGTTCCATTGACCGTCAGCGTGGCATAATCACGCTCTCACGCAATGATCGCTTCTGGGGTAAAAACCCGGCAGAGGTCGAAGTTTTGACCATGACTAGCGTATCGTCCGCTTCTCGGGCAGGGGAGTACCTGCGTACCGGCCAGAGTTCCTTTATGAACTTGCGCCCCTCAGAGACCCTGGTTGATACCCTCAATTTGGTCCCCGATACCGAGGTCCGTGTCTCTGACACCACCCGCACCTTGGAAATGGTTTTTAATGCCAGCCGTTTAAGTCCTGAGCAAAGAACTTATTTAAGTTCGCTTATCGACGTGCCCCTCGCCGCGCGCTTGGCCGCCGCGCGCAGCTCCAACCTGAGCGTAGCGACCCCAATCCTGCGGGAGGGCGTCGCAAAGCCCGAAATACCTGAATTAAAATTGGCGGTTGACCCGGCCGATGATGCTGGTGTGGCAGCTGGGCGGGCCATCGTCGATATGCTTGCACAAGCTGGTGTCAAGGCTACAACCGTGACAACTGATATTCCTTCCGCCATTGGCACAGATTATGATGCGATTATTACATGGACGCGCAATGCCACCGATGCGATGAGCTTGGCGGATCGTTATACCTGCGAGATTAACCTGGCTAGCTGGTGTGATGCGAACACCACAACCTATATCGCAGCTTTATTGTCCGGGGAACTAAGCTTTGATCCGAACTGGGAAACAGAATTTAATCGAGCCAATTCCATACGAGTGCCGATTGTGCGCGAAACGCGCGTAGAGGCAAAAAATAATGGCATTACCGGCCCGGATGCAACAACCTGGCCGGGAGGCATCGCCAGTGCCGCAAATTGGAGGAAAAATGACCTTGAACAATGA
- the arsC gene encoding arsenate reductase (glutaredoxin) (This arsenate reductase requires both glutathione and glutaredoxin to convert arsenate to arsenite, after which the efflux transporter formed by ArsA and ArsB can extrude the arsenite from the cell, providing resistance.), with amino-acid sequence MDVTIYHNPRCATSRNTLKYLQEQGIEPTVINYLKQPLSAAELTDLFNKVGIPVHAGIRTKEAEYKELGLSPETPETELIDAILTHPKLLQRPIVATEKGARIARPKISGIEEIL; translated from the coding sequence ATGGACGTCACTATCTACCACAATCCACGTTGCGCCACCTCTCGAAATACCCTTAAGTACCTCCAGGAACAAGGAATCGAACCAACTGTAATTAATTACCTAAAACAGCCTCTGAGCGCTGCAGAATTAACAGACCTATTTAACAAAGTTGGCATCCCCGTCCATGCCGGAATCCGCACCAAAGAGGCTGAATATAAGGAGCTAGGACTCAGTCCTGAAACCCCCGAAACTGAGCTTATCGACGCGATCCTCACCCATCCCAAGCTGCTACAACGCCCCATTGTGGCAACGGAGAAAGGGGCACGCATAGCGCGCCCTAAAATTTCTGGTATAGAAGAAATTCTATAA
- a CDS encoding S1 family peptidase: MSKALPRTISAAALSSALVGASIIGAAPAQAIADGRNAVSSSALSSFGSSSPLVHLQIGSTACTGTLITPTWILTARHCIPESGNAGAAIGSSTLSSFEAVRQAIIHPTADLALVELYTPNNSVTADIYASHVQAGNAGTTEGWGGYAIQNQQIAQAADVSVQRRVNNLEGPDPSAILLEGQISNGRLMPGDSGGPLFVNGQLAGVLSMSTAVEGAASQAGTVGWYVPVAEYADWISRYSGKSIPAITGAPAPLVDATALPTFIPQARIQNIPSTGIATLDGFIRSWAAGSA; the protein is encoded by the coding sequence ATGTCTAAAGCATTGCCTCGTACTATTTCTGCTGCGGCCCTGAGTTCGGCGTTGGTTGGCGCCAGCATTATCGGCGCGGCCCCGGCACAGGCAATTGCCGATGGTCGCAATGCTGTCTCCAGCTCTGCACTCTCATCTTTTGGAAGCTCCTCTCCCCTGGTGCATCTTCAAATTGGTAGCACCGCGTGTACTGGAACTCTCATCACGCCCACGTGGATCCTTACTGCACGCCATTGCATTCCAGAATCTGGCAATGCCGGAGCAGCTATCGGTTCTAGCACCTTGAGCTCCTTTGAGGCTGTGCGCCAAGCAATTATTCACCCCACTGCTGATTTAGCATTGGTCGAGCTTTACACTCCTAATAACTCAGTCACTGCTGATATCTATGCATCCCATGTTCAAGCAGGAAATGCTGGTACCACCGAGGGCTGGGGTGGATATGCCATTCAGAATCAGCAGATTGCCCAAGCAGCCGATGTCAGCGTGCAACGCCGCGTCAACAATCTAGAAGGCCCTGATCCAAGCGCCATCTTGTTGGAGGGTCAGATTTCCAATGGTCGACTAATGCCAGGCGATTCTGGCGGACCGCTATTTGTGAATGGCCAGTTGGCAGGCGTGTTGAGTATGTCCACCGCAGTGGAAGGAGCGGCAAGCCAAGCAGGAACAGTTGGATGGTATGTGCCAGTAGCTGAATATGCAGATTGGATTTCTCGTTATAGCGGTAAATCCATTCCAGCGATTACTGGTGCACCAGCACCATTAGTAGACGCTACTGCATTACCGACCTTCATCCCGCAGGCTCGCATCCAAAATATTCCATCTACCGGCATTGCCACACT
- the dapC gene encoding succinyldiaminopimelate transaminase, which translates to MTPRTSLASVLPDFPWDSLASAKAKAQSHPDGIVNLSVGTPVDPVAPSIQIALAEAAGFSGYPQTIGTPELRAAIRGALERRYNMTELVDASVLPVIGTKEAIALLPFTLGLSGQTVVIPEVAYPTYEVSAAAAGCKVLRSDSLLKLGPERPGLMFINSPSNPTGKVLGIEHLRKVVKWAQENDVILAADECYLGLGWDDDKQPISILDPRVCDGDHRNLLAIHSLSKTSNMASYRAGYLVGDTALISELTEVRKNLGLMVPYQIQQAMIAALNDDDQEAGQKLIYAKRRAKLMRALLEAGFRVDDSEAGLYLWATRDEPCRDTVDWFAQRGILVAPGDFYGPRGEQHVRVAMTETDERIDAFVSRLG; encoded by the coding sequence ATGACCCCAAGAACCTCGCTTGCTTCCGTATTGCCCGATTTTCCCTGGGATTCCCTCGCCTCCGCAAAGGCTAAGGCACAGTCCCATCCGGATGGAATCGTGAACCTTTCTGTTGGAACTCCGGTTGACCCGGTTGCTCCAAGTATCCAGATCGCACTCGCCGAAGCAGCGGGGTTTTCTGGTTATCCTCAAACCATTGGCACCCCGGAACTCCGCGCTGCCATTAGGGGCGCCCTAGAGCGCCGCTATAACATGACAGAGCTTGTCGACGCCTCCGTGCTGCCGGTCATCGGCACCAAAGAGGCAATTGCTCTGCTGCCTTTCACCTTGGGCCTGTCGGGCCAGACTGTAGTTATTCCTGAGGTTGCCTACCCCACCTATGAGGTATCTGCAGCTGCCGCTGGTTGCAAGGTGCTGCGTTCTGATTCTTTGCTCAAGCTGGGACCTGAGCGTCCAGGTTTGATGTTTATTAACTCTCCTTCCAACCCCACCGGCAAGGTGCTGGGAATTGAGCATCTGCGCAAGGTTGTGAAGTGGGCTCAAGAAAATGATGTGATCCTCGCCGCTGATGAGTGTTACCTAGGCTTGGGCTGGGACGATGACAAGCAGCCAATTTCCATTTTGGATCCTCGGGTTTGCGATGGCGATCACCGTAACCTCTTGGCTATTCATTCCTTGTCCAAGACCTCCAACATGGCGTCCTACCGTGCTGGTTACTTGGTGGGAGATACCGCGCTTATTTCCGAGCTCACCGAGGTCCGTAAAAACCTTGGCCTGATGGTTCCTTATCAGATTCAGCAGGCCATGATCGCGGCTCTCAATGATGATGACCAAGAAGCCGGACAGAAGCTCATTTATGCAAAGCGTCGCGCTAAGTTGATGCGAGCACTGTTGGAAGCTGGCTTTAGGGTTGATGACTCTGAGGCAGGCCTTTATCTCTGGGCGACTCGTGACGAGCCCTGCCGCGATACCGTGGATTGGTTTGCGCAGCGTGGCATTTTGGTAGCTCCTGGTGATTTTTATGGTCCCCGAGGTGAACAGCATGTGCGTGTAGCAATGACCGAAACTGACGAGCGTATCGACGCCTTCGTTTCTCGCTTGGGATAA
- a CDS encoding Rv1157c family protein translates to MIKRITAVALAATVAFATPAAHAISPVEQAFNYSSSLASGLPLDQWGRPNEQVRQQIQQALNQPWVPQEVKNIASQALGLISETPTESEVAIPEDAPRIAQFFWPTRAENCINGNSASVGSAFAVPGPAALPLPGAGVGQSSFVFTALGTGALAPEQQSTMKVEWANLSTLRYGTTTLGNTGINPAGPSTISGVADTGTGIIVAIMSGGLSTSTEGGQAQCNFAPTAVVFDVR, encoded by the coding sequence GTGATTAAGAGAATCACTGCAGTCGCATTGGCCGCCACCGTCGCCTTTGCCACTCCCGCAGCGCACGCTATTAGCCCGGTTGAGCAAGCCTTCAACTACTCTTCAAGCCTCGCCAGTGGCCTACCTCTTGATCAATGGGGTCGCCCCAATGAGCAGGTACGTCAGCAAATTCAGCAGGCACTAAACCAACCTTGGGTTCCGCAAGAAGTTAAAAACATTGCATCCCAAGCTCTGGGTCTAATTAGTGAGACCCCCACTGAATCAGAGGTAGCAATTCCTGAAGACGCTCCCCGCATTGCTCAGTTCTTCTGGCCTACCCGCGCCGAGAATTGCATCAATGGCAATTCAGCTTCTGTAGGTTCTGCATTCGCAGTTCCTGGCCCTGCCGCTCTCCCACTTCCAGGAGCCGGCGTTGGGCAATCATCCTTTGTGTTTACCGCCCTGGGCACCGGTGCCCTCGCCCCAGAACAACAAAGCACTATGAAAGTGGAATGGGCCAACTTGAGCACTCTCAGGTATGGCACAACAACTTTGGGAAATACCGGTATTAATCCCGCAGGACCTTCCACGATTTCCGGAGTAGCCGATACAGGTACCGGAATTATTGTCGCAATTATGTCTGGCGGACTAAGCACTTCTACAGAAGGCGGTCAGGCCCAGTGCAACTTCGCCCCGACCGCTGTCGTCTTTGATGTGAGGTAG
- a CDS encoding DUF402 domain-containing protein, with translation MTDLHPVKQETFNTQESVNTDPKGFLRQVDTYKVTDFGLYMARGANHPRFGYLESWLLPELGLRANIFHFREGVNEQQDFYIDVAEIQVEDNVWTTRDLYVDLVSNVGQPVTVLDIDELAAATSAGLITADDAEKAIDATLNAVEGITRHGDDPMKWLRSKGIELTWADASSIELVPAE, from the coding sequence ATGACTGATCTTCACCCAGTAAAACAAGAGACTTTTAACACCCAAGAGTCTGTTAACACTGACCCTAAAGGTTTTCTCCGCCAGGTAGACACCTACAAGGTCACTGACTTTGGCCTTTATATGGCACGCGGAGCCAACCATCCCCGGTTTGGCTATTTGGAAAGCTGGCTACTGCCAGAATTGGGCCTGCGCGCCAATATTTTCCACTTCCGCGAAGGTGTTAATGAGCAACAAGATTTCTACATCGATGTTGCTGAAATTCAGGTTGAAGATAATGTCTGGACCACCCGCGATCTTTATGTCGACCTCGTTTCCAATGTGGGTCAGCCAGTAACTGTGCTCGATATCGATGAGCTGGCGGCCGCTACTTCCGCAGGGCTGATTACTGCAGATGATGCCGAAAAGGCTATCGACGCAACGCTGAACGCCGTAGAAGGAATTACCCGCCACGGCGATGATCCCATGAAGTGGTTGCGCTCCAAGGGAATTGAACTTACCTGGGCTGATGCCAGCTCAATTGAGCTAGTACCAGCTGAATAA
- the typA gene encoding translational GTPase TypA: protein MTHPEFRNVAIVAHVDHGKTTLVNAMLEQSGVFGDHGEVADRVMDSGDLEKEKGITILAKNTAIRRKGAGKDGKDLIINVIDTPGHADFGGEVERALSMVDGVVLLIDASEGPLPQTRFVLGKALAAKMPVIIAVNKTDRPDARIDEVVEEAQDLLLELAASLDDEDAAQAAEQLLDLPVLYASGREGKASLENPGNGNVPDSEDLMPLFDTLYSVIPEPAADIEGPLQAHVTNLDSSSFLGRIGLVRVHAGTLRKGQQVAWIHYDEQGNQHTKTAKIAELLATVGVTRVPATEVVAGDIAAISGIEDIMIGDTLADLENPVALPRITVDEPALSMTIGVNTSPMAGRGGGDKLTARVIKARLEQELIGNVSIKVLPTERPDAWEVQGRGEMALSILVETMRREGFELTVGKPQVVTQTIDGKLHEPYEIMVIDVPSEYQGNVTQLMATRKGLMQSMATTPGSDWIRMEFRIPARGLIGFRTTFMTETRGTGIANSYSDGMDLWAGEIKGRPQGSLVADRAGKITAFALTALADRGSFFVEPGTETYEGVVVGANNREEDMDINPTKEKKLTNMRAASADTTVTLAKAHNLTLDEALEFCGSDECVEVTPEVLRVRKVILNATERGRARSRAKSLNK, encoded by the coding sequence GTGACCCATCCAGAGTTTCGTAACGTAGCGATTGTCGCGCACGTTGACCACGGAAAAACCACACTCGTTAACGCAATGCTTGAACAGTCTGGCGTCTTCGGCGACCACGGCGAAGTAGCAGACCGTGTGATGGACTCCGGTGACCTGGAGAAGGAAAAGGGCATTACCATCCTTGCCAAGAACACCGCGATCCGTCGTAAGGGTGCTGGCAAAGATGGCAAGGACCTGATCATCAACGTCATTGACACCCCCGGCCACGCCGACTTCGGTGGCGAAGTTGAGCGCGCGCTGTCCATGGTTGACGGCGTTGTCCTCCTTATTGATGCTTCTGAAGGCCCATTGCCTCAGACCCGCTTCGTTCTTGGCAAGGCTCTTGCAGCCAAGATGCCAGTGATCATTGCTGTTAACAAGACCGACCGTCCAGATGCTCGCATCGACGAGGTCGTTGAAGAGGCACAGGATCTGCTTCTTGAACTTGCTGCTTCCCTTGATGATGAGGATGCAGCTCAGGCTGCAGAGCAGCTGCTTGACCTTCCAGTTCTTTATGCTTCCGGCCGTGAAGGCAAGGCATCTTTGGAGAACCCAGGCAACGGCAACGTTCCTGATTCTGAAGACTTGATGCCACTGTTCGACACTCTGTACAGCGTCATCCCAGAGCCAGCTGCAGACATTGAAGGTCCACTGCAGGCTCACGTCACCAACCTTGACTCTTCCTCCTTCTTGGGACGTATCGGTCTGGTTCGCGTACACGCAGGTACCTTGCGTAAGGGCCAGCAGGTTGCTTGGATCCACTACGATGAACAGGGCAACCAGCACACCAAGACCGCTAAGATTGCAGAACTTCTGGCCACCGTTGGTGTGACCCGTGTTCCTGCAACCGAGGTTGTTGCAGGCGACATCGCCGCAATTTCCGGCATTGAAGACATCATGATTGGTGACACCCTGGCTGACCTGGAGAACCCAGTTGCTTTGCCACGTATCACCGTTGATGAGCCTGCACTGTCCATGACCATTGGTGTTAACACCTCCCCAATGGCTGGCCGTGGCGGCGGAGACAAGCTGACCGCTCGTGTTATCAAGGCCCGCCTGGAGCAGGAGCTCATCGGTAACGTGTCCATCAAGGTTCTTCCTACTGAGCGTCCTGACGCTTGGGAAGTTCAGGGCCGTGGCGAAATGGCACTGTCCATCTTGGTTGAAACCATGCGTCGTGAGGGCTTCGAGCTCACCGTTGGTAAGCCACAGGTTGTTACCCAGACCATCGATGGCAAGCTGCACGAGCCTTATGAGATCATGGTTATCGACGTTCCTTCCGAGTACCAGGGCAACGTTACCCAGCTCATGGCAACCCGTAAGGGCCTCATGCAGTCCATGGCAACCACCCCAGGTTCCGACTGGATCCGCATGGAATTCCGCATTCCTGCACGTGGCCTCATCGGCTTCCGTACCACCTTCATGACTGAAACCCGTGGTACCGGTATCGCTAACTCCTACTCCGATGGTATGGATCTGTGGGCTGGCGAAATCAAGGGCCGCCCACAGGGCTCCCTGGTTGCTGACCGTGCCGGCAAGATCACTGCATTCGCACTGACTGCACTGGCAGACCGCGGTAGTTTCTTCGTTGAGCCAGGCACCGAGACCTATGAAGGTGTCGTTGTTGGCGCGAACAACCGCGAAGAAGACATGGACATCAACCCAACGAAGGAAAAGAAGCTCACCAACATGCGTGCAGCTTCTGCAGACACCACCGTCACCCTGGCTAAGGCTCACAACCTGACCCTGGATGAGGCCCTGGAGTTCTGTGGATCTGACGAGTGTGTTGAGGTTACTCCTGAGGTTCTGCGCGTGCGCAAGGTTATTCTTAACGCTACTGAGCGTGGACGCGCTCGTTCCCGTGCAAAGAGCTTGAACAAGTAA
- the fdxA gene encoding ferredoxin, which yields MTYTIAQPCVDVLDRACVEECPVDCIYEGKRMLYIHPDECVDCGACEPACPVEAIFYEDDVPDEWIDYNDANAAFFDDLGSPGGAAKLGPQDFDHPMIAALPPQA from the coding sequence ATGACTTATACAATCGCACAGCCCTGCGTTGACGTCTTGGATCGTGCCTGCGTTGAAGAATGCCCCGTCGACTGCATCTACGAAGGCAAGCGCATGCTCTACATCCACCCGGATGAGTGTGTTGACTGCGGTGCCTGTGAGCCGGCTTGCCCTGTTGAGGCAATCTTCTACGAAGACGATGTCCCAGATGAGTGGATCGATTACAACGATGCCAATGCGGCATTCTTTGATGATCTGGGATCCCCAGGTGGCGCAGCTAAGCTCGGACCACAAGATTTTGATCACCCAATGATCGCAGCGTTGCCACCTCAGGCATAA